Proteins co-encoded in one Montipora capricornis isolate CH-2021 chromosome 12, ASM3666992v2, whole genome shotgun sequence genomic window:
- the LOC138026245 gene encoding uncharacterized protein isoform X3 translates to MSTAFPTKPVDRRIKQRQTEDYWHRLQNVKPFLDITPPKEHQHLQLSVKKMQMQQERQAAIDRQNQVILSALMKIKQSPARVDNWNKEWKPSDDRLKRFRDRRERRISLENEKQRDRLKKIRPYYDVQKWEQDFKKHQYYLSMLDGGTKDYDEIEDEDEEEEDESDDERLPSVESPDPEKKDAKKKKEDQVKLPPIESKKKKDTNGNKKDDYPEHVVIMDAENINRAIKENDKGRILEVLGRVSEKKKLDKLKAKYKELYDKDLMEEVKPKIDEEMQEALDSLHSGAEEDAKQLYEAMKGLGTDEDILIDILCTRSNAELRDVRAAYSRKYDSTLEEDLKGDTSGDLETLLVELSKGQRDDSTEVDKELAKADAKDIMEAGVASWGTDEGKFISIFTQRSRPQLGATFPEYKKLTKKDIADSIDSEMEGDLQRAFLTLVKCVRDPTGFHSEKLHKALQDGDTKTVARIVLSKDKAQLNELAAAYKKVHKVELADEIDKKCSGDLKTAMLAKFAKKGKEAKAKKQQKPVEKPAEKTKNDAAKGKPKPKPTAAPTKDKNAEKKRKEQEAAAEKDADELAKAVEAEDKPRIVDMLAKNCSDKSKLKKLQEKYRKKQNKDLLEALKPILDEDLQKAVESLLMESAVHDAKSLYYAMKDLGTDEDVLIEILCTRSNSQIKEINSAYSKMYESSLETDLKGDTSGDFEALLVELSKGQRDESTKVDKEMAKNDAKELHEAGSANWGTDEGKFIRIFTLRSRPQLGATFPEYKKLTNKDIADSIDAEMDGDMQKAFMTLVKCSRDPVSFRLEKLQRALTEEDTKAVATIILPKNKTQIDELAAAFQRANKVDLAGEVDKKCEGDLKALILAKLGRVPDATGKQQKGTGTNQPKSDGEVTDQENNAPNKPAVEDPKALMEKDLDELRKAIDDGDKDKVVDILARHCDEKSKLKDFKEKYREKHGQDLLEAVKPVLEEEQLQDAVESLFMEAALYDARLLYNAMKGLGTDEDILIEILCARTNDEMDAIRKTYTDQFGRSLEKDIKGDTSGDFEDLLVELTKGKRDESSKVDRSLAKTDAEALMQAGYLGTDKSKFTEVFTQRSFAHLKVMFQEYKRISNQEMETTIEEEMSHDMEKGFSVLVKYSRDPARFYAAKLHSCLEKEDTDTAGRIILTSTTDELADFVAGYKSLYKKDLRIDAEAKFSENLKKLILPRLKKGAEKQKEKEKAGNASKRSLKQNSSPGKKADPKSSVNKRSSKTVKKGPPQVDNMDYSELRNAIDAENKKKIKGIVCRNLENRDKAKKLVDDYNSRYQKELFESLDGKLDDDLLEALAAFSLPKAQYDARTLNLAMKGFFTKELILLEMFSIRTNAEIAGIRQAYKKKYRKDLIEVIKDETSGDFQTLLVELCKGQREEGEEINSDLAHKDAESLLEAGIKKWGTDEETFIEIFTTRSFAQLRAMLPEYKEWAKCEMEDTINSEMSGDLCEGLQILLKCVRNKNQFLADKLQEALRDKDTKTATRRILGESNIEEIEKTYNAAYKPKLATEVDKNCSNELKKVLLPKLKDTGSDDEKSKDEKPSPQKPSESKPDEKPVEDKVVPDQNSEEAGKPRENDKGSENQDEEKRDEERPQLSTKKPEYHGTLKPAENFNPTEDAETLKNAMKGFGSDEDAIVAVLGSRTHEQRQEIAAKFQQEYDKNLIDELKSDLGGKFEDAIVALMSSPELYDANSLRDAMSGLGTNEAVLIEILCSRSSEEIQAIKSVFKKVNGRDLIDEIESETSGDLQTTLIKLAQATRSNSKKIDENRAYEDAKKLFEAGEKEKWGTNESVFVNILTSRSLSQLNATFEAYKHVAKKDIMDSINEELTGDFHDSIKAIVRCTRNAPLYFAEVLENALGGISADTKDVIRVVITRSEVDLAEIKTEYQKKTGVTLKKVIEDQMKGDIEKLLLQIVGD, encoded by the exons GAGCAAGATTTTAAGAAGCACCAATACTATTTGTCGATGTTAGACGGAGGAACCAAAGATTACGACGAAATCGAAGATGAGGATGAGGAGGAG GAAGACGAAAGTGACGACGAGAGACTTCCCTCAGTG GAAAGTCCGGACCCCGAGAAAAAAGACGCGAAAAAGAAGAAGGAAGATCAAGTCAAACTACCGCCGATCGAAAGCAAAAAGAAGAAAGATACTAATGGCAACAAGAAAGATGACTACCCGGAACATGTGGTCATTATGGATGCTGAAAACATCAACAGAGCTATTAAAG AAAACGATAAAGGAAGGATACTTGAAGTGCTCGGAAGAGTTTCGGAAAAGAAGAAATTGGACAAGTTGAAAGCGAAATACAAAGAACTGTACGACAAG GATTTAATGGAGGAGGTCAAGCCAAAAATCGATGAAGAGATGCAAGAAGCACTTGATTCCCTTCACTCTGGAGCAGAAGAGGATGCTAAACAACTTTACGAAGCGATGAAG GGATTGGGTACCGATGAAGACATCTTGATAGATATTTTGTGCACGAGATCAAATGCG GAGCTAAGAGATGTTCGAGCAGCTTACAGCAGAA AGTACGACAGTACCTTAGAAGAGGACCTCAAAGGAGACACGAGTGGCGATTTGGAGACTTTGCTGGTGGAGCTCAGTAAG GGACAAAGAGATGATTCCACGGAAGTCGACAAAGAGCTGGCTAAGGCGGACGCCAAGGACATCATGGAG GCGGGCGTGGCCAGTTGGGGAACTGATGAAGGCAAGTTTATTAGTATCTTTACTCAGAGAAGCCGACCACAGCTTGGTGCGACCTTCCCAGAGTACaagaaa CTGACCAAAAAAGATATCGCAGACTCAATTGACAGTGAGATGGAAGGAGATCTACAAAGAGCCTTTTTAACCTTAG TTAAGTGCGTCCGTGATCCTACTGGCTTCCATTCAGAAAAACTCCATAAAGCCTTGCAGGACGGAGACACAAAAACAGTGGCGCGAATTGTTCTCAGTAAGGACAAG GCACAGCTAAATGAGCTTGCAGCAGCATACAAAAAAGTTCACAAAGTAGAACTTGCAGATGAAATCGACAAGAAATGCAGTGGAGATTTAAAGACAGCGATGCTTGCAAAGTTTGCTAAGAAAG gaaaaGAGGCGAAGGCGAAGAAACAACAAAAG CCGGTCGAAAAACCCGCTGAGAAGACGAAAAACGACGCTGCCAAGGGAAAACCTAAGCCAAAACCAACGGCAGCGCCAACGAAGGATAAAAATGcagaaaagaagaggaaagaacAGGAAGCTGCTGCTGAGAAAGACGCTGATGAACTGGCAAAGGCGGTTGAAG CTGAAGATAAGCCGCGGATTGTGGATATGTTAGCGAAGAATTGTTCAGATAAATCCAAGTTAAAGAAGCTGCAGGAAAAGTacaggaaaaaacaaaataag GATTTGCTTGAGGCTCTTAAACCCATACTGGACGAGGATTTACAGAAGGCTGTGGAATCACTGTTGATGGAAAGCGCTGTGCATGATGCCAAGAGTCTGTATTACGCTATGAAG GACTTGGGTACTGATGAAGATGTTTTGATTGAAATCCTTTGCACCAGAAGCAATTCG caaataaaagaaataaattcaGCATACAGCAAAA TGTATGAGAGTTCATTGGAGACTGACCTAAAAGGAGACACCAGTGGTGATTTTGAAGCTTTGCTTGTGGAGCTTAGTAAG GGTCAAAGAGATGAATCAACCAAAGTCGACAAGGAAATGGCTAAAAATGATGCCAAGGAGCTGCATGAA GCAGGATCGGCTAATTGGGGAACCGATGAAGGCAAGTTTATTCGTATTTTCACTCTGAGAAGCCGACCACAGCTTGGTGCAACATTCCCAGAGTACAAAAAG TTGACAAACAAAGACATCGCAGACTCCATTGATGCTGAAATGGATGGCGATATGCAGAAAGCGTTTATGACACTAG TCAAGTGCAGCCGTGACCCAGTCAGCTTCCGCCTGGAAAAACTGCAGAGAGCATTGACAGAAGAGGACACAAAAGCAGTGGCCACCATCATCCTCCCCAAGAATAAG ACGCAAATTGATGAACTTGCAGCTGCGTTCCAGCGAGCTAATAAGGTGGATCTTGCAGGCGAAGTTGACAAGAAATGCGAAGGGGATCTAAAAGCGCTCATACTGGCCAAACTTGGTCGAG TTCCAGACGCAACAGGGAAACAACAGAAAGGAACTGGCACCAATCAACCCAAAAGTGATGGAGAGGTCACAGATCAGGAAAACAACGCACCAAACAAACCTGCTGTGGAAGATCCTAAAGCACTAATGGAGAAAGATTTGGATGAACTACGCAAAGCTATTGATG atgGAGATAAGGACAAAGTTGTAGATATTTTAGCGAGACATTGCGATGAAAAGTCGAAACTGAAAGACTTCAAAGAAAAGTACAGAGAAAAACACGGCCAG gacTTGCTAGAAGCCGTGAAGCCTGTTTTGGAGGAAGAACAGCTCCAAGACGCTGTGGAATCACTCTTCATGGAGGCTGCTTTGTATGATGCAAGATTATTATATAATGCAATGAAG GGACTGGGCACCGATGAAGACATCTTGATTGAGATTCTTTGCGCAAGAACCAACGAT GAAATGGATGCTATTAGAAAGACCTACACTGACC AATTTGGCAGATCGCTAGAAAAAGATATTAAAGGAGACACGAGTGGTGACTTTGAGGATCTGTTGGTTGAACTGACGAAG gGAAAACGAGATGAATCCAGCAAAGTGGACAGAAGCCTCGCAAAGACGGATGCAGAAGCGCTTATGCAG GCTGGGTATCTTGGAACGGACAAGAGCAAATTTACAGAGGTGTTTACTCAACGCAGCTTCGCGCACCTTAAAGTCATGTTCCAGGAATACAAGAGG ATTTCTAACCAagaaatggaaacaacaatTGAGGAAGAAATGAGTCACGATATGGAGAAAGGATTTTCCGTGCTTG TGAAATACTCTCGTGATCCCGCACGTTTTTACGCTGCAAAACTGCACAGTTGTTTAGAAAAGGAAGATACAGACACAGCAGGCCGTATTATTCTTACGAGCACAACA GATGAGTTAGCGGATTTCGTAGCTGGATATAAGTCCCTGTACAAGAAAGATCTCAGGATAGATGCTGAAGCGAAATTCAGTGAAAATCTGAAGAAACTGATCCTTCCCAGGCTAAAGAAAG GAGCagagaaacaaaaggaaaag GAGAAAGCGGGCAATGCAAGCAAAAGGAGTTTAAAGCAAAATAGCTCCCCTGGAAAAAAAGCTGACCCAAAATCTTCTGTTAACAAGAGGTCATCTAAAACAGTCAAGAAAGGCCCACCTCAAGTCGACAACATGGATTATTCAGAACTACGAAACGCGATTGATG ctgaaaacaaaaagaaaataaaggggaTTGTTTGCAGAAACCTCGAAAACAGAGACAAAGCGAAAAAATTAGTGGATGATTATAATTCCAGATATCAAAAG GAATTATTTGAATCCTTGGACGGGAAATTGGACGATGATCTTCTGGAAGCGTTGGCTGCCTTTTCTTTACCCAAAGCCCAGTACGATGCAAGAACTCTCAACTTAGCGATGAAG GGTTTCTTCACCAAGGAGTTGATATTGCTTGAGATGTTCTCAATAAGAACAAACGCG GAAATAGCAGGCATCAGACAAGCGTACAAAAAAA AGTACAGAAAAGATCTAATAGAAGTTATCAAGGACGAAACCAGCGGAGATTTCCAGACATTACTCGTTGAATTGTGCAAG GGTCAGCGGGAGGAAGGTGAGGAGATCAATAGCGATTTAGCGCACAAAGACGCGGAATCTTTGTTAGAG GCTGGCATAAAGAAGTGGGGAACGGATGAAGAAACGTTCATTGAGATTTTCACAACCCGCAGTTTTGCTCAATTGAGGGCCATGTTGCCTGAATACAAGGAG TGGGCCAAATGTGAGATGGAGGACACAATTAATTCGGAGATGTCAGGTGACCTGTGCGAAGGATTGCAGATTCTTCTCAAATGCGTCCGAAACAAGAACCAGTTTCTCGCGGACAAACTGCAAGAAGCACTTCGGGACAAAGACACCAAAACAGCTACAAGGAGAATTCTTGGAGAG AGTAACATAGAAGAGATTGAGAAGACGTACAACGCTGCCTATAAACCCAAACTTGCCACGGAAGTTGACAAGAATTGTAGCAACGAATTGAAGAAAGTTCTTTTACCAAAATTGAAAG ACACTGGATCAGATGATGAGAAGTCGAAG GATGAAAAGCCAAGCCCGCAGAAACCTAGTGAAAGTAAACCAGACGAAAAACCTGTTGAAGACAAAGTTGTTCCTGATCAAAATTCAGAGGAAGCTGGAAAACCAAGAGAAAACGACAAAGGATCCGAAAACCAAGACGAAGAAAAAAGGGATGAAGAAAGACCCCAACTAAGCACCAAGAAG CCTGAATATCACGGTACACTGAAGCCAGCGGAGAACTTCAATCCGACGGAAGACGCCGAAACATTGAAAAATGCCATGAAGGGTTTCG GTAGTGACGAAGATGCCATTGTGGCAGTGCTGGGATCCCGCACTCACGAGCAACGACAAGAGATCGCGGCTAAATTTCAACAGGAGTACGATAAG AATCTCATTGACGAATTGAAGTCCGACCTCGGCGGCAAGTTTGAAGACGCCATAGTTGCTCTGATGTCGTCACCTGAATTATACGACGCTAATTCTCTCCGTGATGCTATGTCG GGACTGGGAACCAACGAAGCAGTGTTGATAGAGATCTTGTGTTCACGCAGCTCTGAG GAAATTCAAGCGATAAAATCAGTATTTAAGAAAG TTAATGGCAGGGATCTCATTGATGAAATAGAGAGCGAAACCAGTGGCGATCTTCAAACAACTCTTATTAAGCTTGCGCAG GCAACACGAAGTAATTCCAAAAAAATTGACGAAAATAGAGCATACGAAGATGCCAAGAAACTCTTTGAG gcTGGTGAAAAGGAAAAATGGGGGACCAATGAATCAGTATTTGTTAATATTTTGACAAGCAGAAGCCTGTCACAATTAAACGCGACATTTGAAGCATACAAACAC GTCGCCAAGAAAGACATTATGGATTCTATAAATGAAGAGCTAACGGGAGATTTCCACGATTCCATCAAAGCCATAG ttCGCTGCACGCGTAATGCTCCGCTTTATTTCGCCGAAGTGCTGGAGAATGCGCTTGGTGGAATATCCGCTGACACCAAGGACGTTATTCGTGTTGTCATTACACGATCAGAA GTTGATCTCGCTGAGATCAAAACAGAATATCAAAAGAAGACCGGAGTCACTCTGAAAAAAGTGATTGAGGACCAGATGAAAGGAGACATAGAGAAATTGCTTTTGCAGATTGTCGGGGATTGA
- the LOC138026245 gene encoding uncharacterized protein isoform X1, translating into MTSLQHYKNGGFPPSSKLLNKLWTYERHKRHRKKLQNVKPFLDITPPKEHQHLQLSVKKMQMQQERQAAIDRQNQVILSALMKIKQSPARVDNWNKEWKPSDDRLKRFRDRRERRISLENEKQRDRLKKIRPYYDVQKWEQDFKKHQYYLSMLDGGTKDYDEIEDEDEEEEDESDDERLPSVESPDPEKKDAKKKKEDQVKLPPIESKKKKDTNGNKKDDYPEHVVIMDAENINRAIKENDKGRILEVLGRVSEKKKLDKLKAKYKELYDKDLMEEVKPKIDEEMQEALDSLHSGAEEDAKQLYEAMKGLGTDEDILIDILCTRSNAELRDVRAAYSRKYDSTLEEDLKGDTSGDLETLLVELSKGQRDDSTEVDKELAKADAKDIMEAGVASWGTDEGKFISIFTQRSRPQLGATFPEYKKLTKKDIADSIDSEMEGDLQRAFLTLVKCVRDPTGFHSEKLHKALQDGDTKTVARIVLSKDKAQLNELAAAYKKVHKVELADEIDKKCSGDLKTAMLAKFAKKGKEAKAKKQQKPVEKPAEKTKNDAAKGKPKPKPTAAPTKDKNAEKKRKEQEAAAEKDADELAKAVEAEDKPRIVDMLAKNCSDKSKLKKLQEKYRKKQNKDLLEALKPILDEDLQKAVESLLMESAVHDAKSLYYAMKDLGTDEDVLIEILCTRSNSQIKEINSAYSKMYESSLETDLKGDTSGDFEALLVELSKGQRDESTKVDKEMAKNDAKELHEAGSANWGTDEGKFIRIFTLRSRPQLGATFPEYKKLTNKDIADSIDAEMDGDMQKAFMTLVKCSRDPVSFRLEKLQRALTEEDTKAVATIILPKNKTQIDELAAAFQRANKVDLAGEVDKKCEGDLKALILAKLGRVPDATGKQQKGTGTNQPKSDGEVTDQENNAPNKPAVEDPKALMEKDLDELRKAIDDGDKDKVVDILARHCDEKSKLKDFKEKYREKHGQDLLEAVKPVLEEEQLQDAVESLFMEAALYDARLLYNAMKGLGTDEDILIEILCARTNDEMDAIRKTYTDQFGRSLEKDIKGDTSGDFEDLLVELTKGKRDESSKVDRSLAKTDAEALMQAGYLGTDKSKFTEVFTQRSFAHLKVMFQEYKRISNQEMETTIEEEMSHDMEKGFSVLVKYSRDPARFYAAKLHSCLEKEDTDTAGRIILTSTTDELADFVAGYKSLYKKDLRIDAEAKFSENLKKLILPRLKKGAEKQKEKEKAGNASKRSLKQNSSPGKKADPKSSVNKRSSKTVKKGPPQVDNMDYSELRNAIDAENKKKIKGIVCRNLENRDKAKKLVDDYNSRYQKELFESLDGKLDDDLLEALAAFSLPKAQYDARTLNLAMKGFFTKELILLEMFSIRTNAEIAGIRQAYKKKYRKDLIEVIKDETSGDFQTLLVELCKGQREEGEEINSDLAHKDAESLLEAGIKKWGTDEETFIEIFTTRSFAQLRAMLPEYKEWAKCEMEDTINSEMSGDLCEGLQILLKCVRNKNQFLADKLQEALRDKDTKTATRRILGESNIEEIEKTYNAAYKPKLATEVDKNCSNELKKVLLPKLKDTGSDDEKSKDEKPSPQKPSESKPDEKPVEDKVVPDQNSEEAGKPRENDKGSENQDEEKRDEERPQLSTKKPEYHGTLKPAENFNPTEDAETLKNAMKGFGSDEDAIVAVLGSRTHEQRQEIAAKFQQEYDKNLIDELKSDLGGKFEDAIVALMSSPELYDANSLRDAMSGLGTNEAVLIEILCSRSSEEIQAIKSVFKKVNGRDLIDEIESETSGDLQTTLIKLAQATRSNSKKIDENRAYEDAKKLFEAGEKEKWGTNESVFVNILTSRSLSQLNATFEAYKHVAKKDIMDSINEELTGDFHDSIKAIVRCTRNAPLYFAEVLENALGGISADTKDVIRVVITRSEVDLAEIKTEYQKKTGVTLKKVIEDQMKGDIEKLLLQIVGD; encoded by the exons GAGCAAGATTTTAAGAAGCACCAATACTATTTGTCGATGTTAGACGGAGGAACCAAAGATTACGACGAAATCGAAGATGAGGATGAGGAGGAG GAAGACGAAAGTGACGACGAGAGACTTCCCTCAGTG GAAAGTCCGGACCCCGAGAAAAAAGACGCGAAAAAGAAGAAGGAAGATCAAGTCAAACTACCGCCGATCGAAAGCAAAAAGAAGAAAGATACTAATGGCAACAAGAAAGATGACTACCCGGAACATGTGGTCATTATGGATGCTGAAAACATCAACAGAGCTATTAAAG AAAACGATAAAGGAAGGATACTTGAAGTGCTCGGAAGAGTTTCGGAAAAGAAGAAATTGGACAAGTTGAAAGCGAAATACAAAGAACTGTACGACAAG GATTTAATGGAGGAGGTCAAGCCAAAAATCGATGAAGAGATGCAAGAAGCACTTGATTCCCTTCACTCTGGAGCAGAAGAGGATGCTAAACAACTTTACGAAGCGATGAAG GGATTGGGTACCGATGAAGACATCTTGATAGATATTTTGTGCACGAGATCAAATGCG GAGCTAAGAGATGTTCGAGCAGCTTACAGCAGAA AGTACGACAGTACCTTAGAAGAGGACCTCAAAGGAGACACGAGTGGCGATTTGGAGACTTTGCTGGTGGAGCTCAGTAAG GGACAAAGAGATGATTCCACGGAAGTCGACAAAGAGCTGGCTAAGGCGGACGCCAAGGACATCATGGAG GCGGGCGTGGCCAGTTGGGGAACTGATGAAGGCAAGTTTATTAGTATCTTTACTCAGAGAAGCCGACCACAGCTTGGTGCGACCTTCCCAGAGTACaagaaa CTGACCAAAAAAGATATCGCAGACTCAATTGACAGTGAGATGGAAGGAGATCTACAAAGAGCCTTTTTAACCTTAG TTAAGTGCGTCCGTGATCCTACTGGCTTCCATTCAGAAAAACTCCATAAAGCCTTGCAGGACGGAGACACAAAAACAGTGGCGCGAATTGTTCTCAGTAAGGACAAG GCACAGCTAAATGAGCTTGCAGCAGCATACAAAAAAGTTCACAAAGTAGAACTTGCAGATGAAATCGACAAGAAATGCAGTGGAGATTTAAAGACAGCGATGCTTGCAAAGTTTGCTAAGAAAG gaaaaGAGGCGAAGGCGAAGAAACAACAAAAG CCGGTCGAAAAACCCGCTGAGAAGACGAAAAACGACGCTGCCAAGGGAAAACCTAAGCCAAAACCAACGGCAGCGCCAACGAAGGATAAAAATGcagaaaagaagaggaaagaacAGGAAGCTGCTGCTGAGAAAGACGCTGATGAACTGGCAAAGGCGGTTGAAG CTGAAGATAAGCCGCGGATTGTGGATATGTTAGCGAAGAATTGTTCAGATAAATCCAAGTTAAAGAAGCTGCAGGAAAAGTacaggaaaaaacaaaataag GATTTGCTTGAGGCTCTTAAACCCATACTGGACGAGGATTTACAGAAGGCTGTGGAATCACTGTTGATGGAAAGCGCTGTGCATGATGCCAAGAGTCTGTATTACGCTATGAAG GACTTGGGTACTGATGAAGATGTTTTGATTGAAATCCTTTGCACCAGAAGCAATTCG caaataaaagaaataaattcaGCATACAGCAAAA TGTATGAGAGTTCATTGGAGACTGACCTAAAAGGAGACACCAGTGGTGATTTTGAAGCTTTGCTTGTGGAGCTTAGTAAG GGTCAAAGAGATGAATCAACCAAAGTCGACAAGGAAATGGCTAAAAATGATGCCAAGGAGCTGCATGAA GCAGGATCGGCTAATTGGGGAACCGATGAAGGCAAGTTTATTCGTATTTTCACTCTGAGAAGCCGACCACAGCTTGGTGCAACATTCCCAGAGTACAAAAAG TTGACAAACAAAGACATCGCAGACTCCATTGATGCTGAAATGGATGGCGATATGCAGAAAGCGTTTATGACACTAG TCAAGTGCAGCCGTGACCCAGTCAGCTTCCGCCTGGAAAAACTGCAGAGAGCATTGACAGAAGAGGACACAAAAGCAGTGGCCACCATCATCCTCCCCAAGAATAAG ACGCAAATTGATGAACTTGCAGCTGCGTTCCAGCGAGCTAATAAGGTGGATCTTGCAGGCGAAGTTGACAAGAAATGCGAAGGGGATCTAAAAGCGCTCATACTGGCCAAACTTGGTCGAG TTCCAGACGCAACAGGGAAACAACAGAAAGGAACTGGCACCAATCAACCCAAAAGTGATGGAGAGGTCACAGATCAGGAAAACAACGCACCAAACAAACCTGCTGTGGAAGATCCTAAAGCACTAATGGAGAAAGATTTGGATGAACTACGCAAAGCTATTGATG atgGAGATAAGGACAAAGTTGTAGATATTTTAGCGAGACATTGCGATGAAAAGTCGAAACTGAAAGACTTCAAAGAAAAGTACAGAGAAAAACACGGCCAG gacTTGCTAGAAGCCGTGAAGCCTGTTTTGGAGGAAGAACAGCTCCAAGACGCTGTGGAATCACTCTTCATGGAGGCTGCTTTGTATGATGCAAGATTATTATATAATGCAATGAAG GGACTGGGCACCGATGAAGACATCTTGATTGAGATTCTTTGCGCAAGAACCAACGAT GAAATGGATGCTATTAGAAAGACCTACACTGACC AATTTGGCAGATCGCTAGAAAAAGATATTAAAGGAGACACGAGTGGTGACTTTGAGGATCTGTTGGTTGAACTGACGAAG gGAAAACGAGATGAATCCAGCAAAGTGGACAGAAGCCTCGCAAAGACGGATGCAGAAGCGCTTATGCAG GCTGGGTATCTTGGAACGGACAAGAGCAAATTTACAGAGGTGTTTACTCAACGCAGCTTCGCGCACCTTAAAGTCATGTTCCAGGAATACAAGAGG ATTTCTAACCAagaaatggaaacaacaatTGAGGAAGAAATGAGTCACGATATGGAGAAAGGATTTTCCGTGCTTG TGAAATACTCTCGTGATCCCGCACGTTTTTACGCTGCAAAACTGCACAGTTGTTTAGAAAAGGAAGATACAGACACAGCAGGCCGTATTATTCTTACGAGCACAACA GATGAGTTAGCGGATTTCGTAGCTGGATATAAGTCCCTGTACAAGAAAGATCTCAGGATAGATGCTGAAGCGAAATTCAGTGAAAATCTGAAGAAACTGATCCTTCCCAGGCTAAAGAAAG GAGCagagaaacaaaaggaaaag GAGAAAGCGGGCAATGCAAGCAAAAGGAGTTTAAAGCAAAATAGCTCCCCTGGAAAAAAAGCTGACCCAAAATCTTCTGTTAACAAGAGGTCATCTAAAACAGTCAAGAAAGGCCCACCTCAAGTCGACAACATGGATTATTCAGAACTACGAAACGCGATTGATG ctgaaaacaaaaagaaaataaaggggaTTGTTTGCAGAAACCTCGAAAACAGAGACAAAGCGAAAAAATTAGTGGATGATTATAATTCCAGATATCAAAAG GAATTATTTGAATCCTTGGACGGGAAATTGGACGATGATCTTCTGGAAGCGTTGGCTGCCTTTTCTTTACCCAAAGCCCAGTACGATGCAAGAACTCTCAACTTAGCGATGAAG GGTTTCTTCACCAAGGAGTTGATATTGCTTGAGATGTTCTCAATAAGAACAAACGCG GAAATAGCAGGCATCAGACAAGCGTACAAAAAAA AGTACAGAAAAGATCTAATAGAAGTTATCAAGGACGAAACCAGCGGAGATTTCCAGACATTACTCGTTGAATTGTGCAAG GGTCAGCGGGAGGAAGGTGAGGAGATCAATAGCGATTTAGCGCACAAAGACGCGGAATCTTTGTTAGAG GCTGGCATAAAGAAGTGGGGAACGGATGAAGAAACGTTCATTGAGATTTTCACAACCCGCAGTTTTGCTCAATTGAGGGCCATGTTGCCTGAATACAAGGAG TGGGCCAAATGTGAGATGGAGGACACAATTAATTCGGAGATGTCAGGTGACCTGTGCGAAGGATTGCAGATTCTTCTCAAATGCGTCCGAAACAAGAACCAGTTTCTCGCGGACAAACTGCAAGAAGCACTTCGGGACAAAGACACCAAAACAGCTACAAGGAGAATTCTTGGAGAG AGTAACATAGAAGAGATTGAGAAGACGTACAACGCTGCCTATAAACCCAAACTTGCCACGGAAGTTGACAAGAATTGTAGCAACGAATTGAAGAAAGTTCTTTTACCAAAATTGAAAG ACACTGGATCAGATGATGAGAAGTCGAAG GATGAAAAGCCAAGCCCGCAGAAACCTAGTGAAAGTAAACCAGACGAAAAACCTGTTGAAGACAAAGTTGTTCCTGATCAAAATTCAGAGGAAGCTGGAAAACCAAGAGAAAACGACAAAGGATCCGAAAACCAAGACGAAGAAAAAAGGGATGAAGAAAGACCCCAACTAAGCACCAAGAAG CCTGAATATCACGGTACACTGAAGCCAGCGGAGAACTTCAATCCGACGGAAGACGCCGAAACATTGAAAAATGCCATGAAGGGTTTCG GTAGTGACGAAGATGCCATTGTGGCAGTGCTGGGATCCCGCACTCACGAGCAACGACAAGAGATCGCGGCTAAATTTCAACAGGAGTACGATAAG AATCTCATTGACGAATTGAAGTCCGACCTCGGCGGCAAGTTTGAAGACGCCATAGTTGCTCTGATGTCGTCACCTGAATTATACGACGCTAATTCTCTCCGTGATGCTATGTCG GGACTGGGAACCAACGAAGCAGTGTTGATAGAGATCTTGTGTTCACGCAGCTCTGAG GAAATTCAAGCGATAAAATCAGTATTTAAGAAAG TTAATGGCAGGGATCTCATTGATGAAATAGAGAGCGAAACCAGTGGCGATCTTCAAACAACTCTTATTAAGCTTGCGCAG GCAACACGAAGTAATTCCAAAAAAATTGACGAAAATAGAGCATACGAAGATGCCAAGAAACTCTTTGAG gcTGGTGAAAAGGAAAAATGGGGGACCAATGAATCAGTATTTGTTAATATTTTGACAAGCAGAAGCCTGTCACAATTAAACGCGACATTTGAAGCATACAAACAC GTCGCCAAGAAAGACATTATGGATTCTATAAATGAAGAGCTAACGGGAGATTTCCACGATTCCATCAAAGCCATAG ttCGCTGCACGCGTAATGCTCCGCTTTATTTCGCCGAAGTGCTGGAGAATGCGCTTGGTGGAATATCCGCTGACACCAAGGACGTTATTCGTGTTGTCATTACACGATCAGAA GTTGATCTCGCTGAGATCAAAACAGAATATCAAAAGAAGACCGGAGTCACTCTGAAAAAAGTGATTGAGGACCAGATGAAAGGAGACATAGAGAAATTGCTTTTGCAGATTGTCGGGGATTGA